The genomic region TCCGCATATGTTTTTCATCTCCATTGTGTTCGTTCTCCTTTCTTTTTTCTACATACAACATACCCTAAAACCTGACAGAAAGCTATTCACAATACCCAACGAATATGAGGCTCTCAAAAGCTCCCAAAGGATGCAGATCCAATAACATTCAATAGGCATCACCCCTTTCAAAAATCCGTGATTTATACTAATTTGACTGCTTGAAATTTGGCTATTTTATCACCAGGAAAGACTTGACTTTTTCAGAATGCATCCTCAAGCCCGGAGAGAAAATCCAGCATCTGGGACGGGATTTCTTCCTTTTTTGAAACACTCTCCCCGGAGCCAGAAATGGAAACACCTGCCAGTTCTTCCCGGATTGCCTGCCGGATGCTTTTCTCCAGCTGGTTGTTTTCCTGATCTTTTAAGATCACCTGAACCAGATAGCTGCTCTTCTGTCCATCTGGAACACTTTGCAGGATCTCCCATGCCTTTTTGTGATCTGGGTTATCAAGGTTCAGGCGGAACGAGAAAACGGGTCTCTTTACTTCGCGCACATCTGCCCCACAATCCGCTCATAGCCGGAAGCATTGGCGTGTACGTCTGTCAGGTAAATCTGCCGACACAGCCCGTCCTGCGGTGTCACGTGCCGTTTCAGAATGCTGGCTCCGCCGCCCATGATCACGGACGGAATTGCCTTCAGATCGAACCCGGCTTCCATAATTGCAGACAGTATTTTCTCCGTGTAGAGCCTTCCCTGCCGGACAATGATTTCTTTTGCGGCCGGGTCCATGCTGCAGCTCTGGCCGTTCAGAACACGTTCGATCTGAATATCCGTTACAGACAGTCCGGTATTTCTGCGTACCTGCTCGGTGATCTCATCCACACACCGGATCACACCAAGTTCCAGGCTGCGGCAGGTAGCGGCATTTGGAACACTGTTGTCCAGCCGCATCAGGTCTACGGTCCAGCCACCGATATCTGCGAGAAGAACAGAAGGCTCGTCCCGAACACATTCCGGGTGGAGAGCCAGGGCTGAGTATCCCTGTGGGAACAGTTTTACATCCTGAATCCGGATCTCATAGCTCTCATCCTCGTACCGGAAACGCAGAGGCTGCTCTTTCCGAAACAGATATTCCCGGAAGCCTTTTTTCTCCCTGCCAAAACTTGCCAGTGGAAGACCGGCTGCCAGAACTACATCTGTTTTCCGCTCTCCCCGGCGATAGCGGATTTCCTGGGCAATGGCTGCCATTGTCAAAAGATAATAATTGTCATTGGAAGTCTTACTTCTCACCAGCGTCTGCCGCCCGGTTCCACACACATAAAATTTCCCATTGTACTGCAGGACATTCTGCATGGTATACGGCTCGTAATCGTATCCGGTCAGTCCGGTCGGGAAACATACATGGGGAGTTTTTATGGCATAATATCCATGGTCAATTCCTATAATGATAAGTCACCACATCCTTTCTGGTTTTTCTTGTTCTTTTCCAGCAGGTGGTCTTTTGGTCTGGAAAAAGAGAAAAAGGGCAGAACCCCGAAGAGCCCTGCCCGTAATAAAAAATACAGTTATGTATATTTACAAACAAATATGCATAACTGTATGCTATCACTTTTAATTAATTTATAATTTGGATTCTCTATTTCTGTTCTTGTAGCACATAAATACTGCTTTAAAATGTTCCTACTAGCTGCCTATGTTACTATTCTTTATTTCACCAATTCATGAATAGCTTTTACCATTGTAAGTCCATAATCAACAAGGAAATTTTTTTGTTCTTCGGAGTATGTCTTTCTTTCCTCTATTGCTTCATCTGTGCAATGTCTAAAGCACTGCATTTTCTTTCTATAATTCTTTACTATCGTATCGTCAATGAAGCCACAACATACATCTTCATATTCTGGTGTGATAAATTTTCCATCTTGTTTCAACAGGTTTTCAATAAGGTTTGCAATCTCAGCAATTTTTTCATCTATATGCATACTATTGAAAGATGCCTGTCTAGTAGAAATTTCAATAAATTTCTGATTTATAGAATCGTTCACCTCAATATTACAAGACTTTTGCTCAAATGTCAGATCTGCTACAAAGGTTCTTCTAGTCGCATAACGAACAGTTCCATTATCATCTCCACCTAGAGCAATAATTCGATTTCTAATATCTCTATATGTAAAGTCTGTTGGATCAACAGGGGGCCTTGCTAGTATTCTAGGAAACTCTTTTATCTCATAACCGAGCATATGTAGATAATATGTTATTAGATAAAACCAACATTTATTTTCACCTGAAAAATCAACATCTGGCTGACACAGTTCTTTAAATTTAGTTATTGCTTCTTCAACATCATAAATCTCAAATTGATAATTCTGAGTTTCCTCTTCACCACAAAAAATATTATATGTATAATTTACCTTTTTAACAGATTCCAGAAAACGATAATGGTATTCGGATTCCTTTATATTTTGAAAATAAAATTCTTTTAAATCCATGAACATACTCCATTCAAAAATCAAGCCACAACATCGACAATTCAGCATCTCTTCTCATTTTCACAAATTCTTCTGCAAATGTTTTTGCTGTTTCTCTATTATGATCTACATCCCAATGTTCCTTATTATAGTTTGCAGCGTTTGTCCAATTGAAAGTACCGTGCATTGCAACTTCTAAATCGATCACACAAAACTTCCTATGCATTATATTTTTGTACCGCTCTGACATCACATCCACCCGATAAACCTCAAAGTGATCTTCCAAAGTGAACGAAGGTTTCTCCTTATTAACACGATTATTATCAATAATAATTTTTACATCTAACCCTTCATTTCTTTTTTTCAATAATTCATCAAATATTTTTTTATTGGTGAACCATGCCATTGCTATCCAAATTGAGAACTTTGCTTCTCGAATTTCATCAATTATCCGATTTTGTATATCATCAAAAAGTATCTCTTGGCTTACTTCTTCTGGTGCAATATTAAGTATTCCGGGTTTTAATACCAATCCGCTATACTCATTATAATCGTTTGGTTCATAAACCTGTTTGCACAAATCATCAACAAAATCTTCATGTTCTTTCAAGACAATTAATTTATCTGGAACAACGCTAATAATAATATACTCTTGACGATGATCTGGCAAATGATATGTAAAAGTCCATTCCTTTTGAAATGAAACAGAAGCAACTTTAAGCGCCTCCACCACCTCATCTTTATGCTCATAATCACTCATCTTTGCTGTTGCTATCAATAAATCCTTATACTGCTGTTCTGTCATAACATCCCCCTATAGCTTTATATATCGCAATGCTATGAGCAATTTCTTTATCACTACTCATTATCGTATCATTTCCTAACAAAATTCGATTTCTACCACTAATGATATCATATTTTTTAT from Dorea longicatena harbors:
- a CDS encoding ParM/StbA family protein; amino-acid sequence: MIIGIDHGYYAIKTPHVCFPTGLTGYDYEPYTMQNVLQYNGKFYVCGTGRQTLVRSKTSNDNYYLLTMAAIAQEIRYRRGERKTDVVLAAGLPLASFGREKKGFREYLFRKEQPLRFRYEDESYEIRIQDVKLFPQGYSALALHPECVRDEPSVLLADIGGWTVDLMRLDNSVPNAATCRSLELGVIRCVDEITEQVRRNTGLSVTDIQIERVLNGQSCSMDPAAKEIIVRQGRLYTEKILSAIMEAGFDLKAIPSVIMGGGASILKRHVTPQDGLCRQIYLTDVHANASGYERIVGQMCAK
- a CDS encoding phospholipase D-like domain-containing protein, yielding MTEQQYKDLLIATAKMSDYEHKDEVVEALKVASVSFQKEWTFTYHLPDHRQEYIIISVVPDKLIVLKEHEDFVDDLCKQVYEPNDYNEYSGLVLKPGILNIAPEEVSQEILFDDIQNRIIDEIREAKFSIWIAMAWFTNKKIFDELLKKRNEGLDVKIIIDNNRVNKEKPSFTLEDHFEVYRVDVMSERYKNIMHRKFCVIDLEVAMHGTFNWTNAANYNKEHWDVDHNRETAKTFAEEFVKMRRDAELSMLWLDF